The Nerophis ophidion isolate RoL-2023_Sa linkage group LG24, RoL_Noph_v1.0, whole genome shotgun sequence genome includes a region encoding these proteins:
- the apobb.1 gene encoding apolipoprotein Bb, tandem duplicate 1 isoform X1: MLAISTPISRLRGASKAFSKYSGRLDFERSRQSFVAPQYRSAQDGYKSSEPIRTTQSRLSTRKPREGIEYQEPVMADSKLCLLLLLSTTALAVAQDNDQLTCPFAEMYKTLHKYEYLYEAESLNAINGASPLQNGPKATCNVEIEVPQACRFIVRTTGCSLKEVTAMDSDGNPVFGASPSSDAFAAEMERYPLKIEGGSKVKLYAEEGETTTILNIKRGIISSLAVAVINEDQENIMPSIHGLCRTYYKVNAKQDIATDISLERDLSSCDQFVPVRDHTSPLALISGMHYPLAQLIRSSQNCDYKFDNDQKHVTSGSCTEKHILIPFSHKGEYGVTNIGKQKLTLVQISTHNDRVFDHGDDAKSLHMDTVEHKALVQNKDFYLDLLTELATLPETDGERRAHLFHQIVTTVRGMKKETLRTAIPESLEVSRVLTYQVMAQCGTPECSSAIMQILRGFETTSLEVDATVFALGLVSNPSALLINDMLEMAKYKPSKPIMYALSNVVKRFYKTEGKLIPEIHSVAEFMAAHLGDCSGDNAFLTLRVIGNMAPAVVPASPALRASVLQCVNQPEASLAVQQAAIQVYRLTPIPDEGRTVLTEVLLDNTSPVQKRTAAYLILMKNPLPSELEQLASVLPTEENTQFKSFVVSHITNVLSASEPETEELRQKIRDALQDNEIGSIMDPMKFSRNYRLGSVEGNMIFEGTSYLPKEAMLEMTLRAFGLDVDMMEVGMAGEGFEPTVDALFGENGFFPDTALKTMYFVSNNMPLRVREIVESFIPSLKNAEMKTQVTQNLMKEVGQNLKQLMRKLEISKSPEAMVYMRLLGSELGYLKSDEMGQIASGAAVVIENMLKMFPVDLLMGLITKADNTIFAHYIFMDNEFFLPTVSGVPLKIALSGTFTPGIKAGIKISRDMSELAFMPSAGVEFATRVGAYIPEYVNSGLEMNTNIFHESGLQAKISMGRDNVKLTIPAPRSPTKLIKMTNKLVAVSGLKVMALPTTVSNKVEDSKCTSAFAGMKYCTALEYMDAFSQEKTPYFPFTGDSKFSLELHPTGEVTEYTATLAYELLKEGEEGKHKVDALKFALRAEGTEPTEARAVMKYNRRKNMATAEIQIPDYDVDAGLRLGLVNGNTKGKGTHSISLDLINRNIPWISLIGRANLETMKKGMLQMQFLIPVLHLDASVTANMKRDGEMELGLTSDIKVLDSASKQELTMKYDASKIAVEFKSDAETPAKFMLMSDLVDKYAKDLLNTQVGGTDMKVSHIFKTFGEAANNYLEMYGEPNFRVPDMPEITLPETLFLNTETKAVYYFNKDHFTIAIPLPLGGKSTVELNFPPALTTPHLWVPELGLEVASRKIPIPELVIPESLSLSIPLFGKAEVSTVVKSNLYNMDASMAVGKDVVDAPSYSALFGVKGSSPFEILSVKLEGSGKVATTDSLKAQMKGSLSHKFIEASFNFAEDATITDQVNVKSSSKMVAKSPFGLGVDIDHNCLTQINTEKLSINSTFAGKFNAGPFYGQTITDQSFSMFPFRRTAKMISSVKLDSTIAQVENTIQANFADGQFSVTSDTKAFDEALKHNAVISFADNELSLVCRSSALAFGMYVANKAEASAGAGKFVLRIETNGDHSENNVYSLMTSSLDINGLTVDSDATIKLLQNEANHKFSLKLDKDGLATTGTNILQSPLYLENTFTAGLDPSKASLIITNKASLFDLIFSNSNDLLMTLSGLQFNSKAKTQGSTSNSYDHDIIIDLSMYKASAVINNNLKLLGANFNNKAQMKADLSDINLTGSLKANYDEEEIAHVYQVNFASMTANAKCSTTGKLFGTRMSHNSELEIIGLAARYTNDARFNSQLLRFDHSLRSSIVPFDFNLDALFNADGDMDLYGKHSAQMYGKFLLRAQPLAFASSHECRASTTQQLNNGFSLGTTFDSKMDTALSPVEQKTSFSLKSKMNEHVFNHDMSVYNIAEKTGMDVSSAIFTNIINLESTKNQEFAVSGSLIYDKNTNCHIVNFPLMEYVPLVLEGIKGAVVNVAEIVQDFLANEDIQALPRRVGEFVTQLNIEGKVVQLNEYFNDFIQMDLISMENVKAAFMNLRVNFDKLVSHTSLYFQHYAAMMKTFLVDGILTETILSDIQKLMIAIDEKYSIKQMLVYIVDTMKSIVQQIDLEELKGTSLAFLYNIDNELEITAISKFFLNGMKRVIEKFDIVDFVAEMKQGINFFIKELVREIPTEIFKDIAEFTEALVKDLDILGKINTVSAKLKEINVKLEVDKKVQAILEKLVEVIKQFRIKETFSTIANMVSDADIAAKSQQVFQAALDYLKSTEAKDIVRHLQAYIESMVQKLKSLNYNEFVDHVNDIMAARAVYINELIQAIEIPQKLEAARNFFNVILTSAKDIMDRLRELKVATIFTSVKELMDQVVFDTIKKFIEAVMDEVRDIDIKREITSCLRDVGETYNEVLEVITDMFTFVIETMRTVMPEQNFISEIQQIGDSLFGELKKYQLKSPSFTVPLTDLLVPSMTFNMDNLEEVQLPSQLDIPEFTILGVHTVKATTISFDDIEQKIAQVIDFILNFNIQMLDIDTFFGDIKLNYLPSMPEINFPEITFPEISFPTIPQFPVEKLVESLKVPEIKLPTIPSDIFVPCFGKLHGEVRFTTPIYTLKTSAEFQNSTTRALNPQFTGIITSQGTSPSFEILNYKIDSSAQVALPKMSRIVLAEVIKINHLALAVDHQASLSLYGLSAQAQAKTAVKVNTTIYTADVLNIAFIAMEQGMSASLDTTYKHLVDLPYVGVRSDATMTQKAIMRQNAYTLTLTVNNDGKSVAEEGNHKSTLYLSLSPSTVTLTFSGDTASKHLTMKQQVTAEASPLLSKFNVQHEMKTPIIKTSHISSSGSIDLEKIRVELKANHDTELIGSFSGIISNGINIAAVPLKFFADVQNKINCRNQIYGTPTAKIDLQNDYSTTLTPSDQKLNTIFLARLNQDSMTYNFTVDNNQNEAGIFFAMGGNANLDFLNKPISIPATKIPFADLRTPEISDINLFKLTGLNYLLSTSKTDVDVDAKMVYQKKQTAPIAVIMGLIQIPPLGDLITELSFKSSVINVNVNTGLYSSDNLVFRVGATTDSVFESLKAKLDGTTSLTTRRGIKLSNSLSLENRHIEGTHASTIGMNTKTLETAATVASVARISLPILSLELNQQLVADTKAKAKIQTSFNMKGDFIVPVIHYVGKANGDCSLKLEATEEEVSIELFTKANVNGTVLDDYVVVGVLDSDVGLFLNNGLRSSSKVIADFKLNHGTTKVINFDLIDSLDLQASFRRVYAVLKLTSNNELNMFTFNTNGKHVGQATIDFAPMSSLTADIELDLSQPSSLGEFAIVDKLVADLTIPRQKISNKGKFVSPLYTSNLDVQLEGSDNIVKGTLKSSATSTFVILDYDLDASSTLSFENSALNMINKLLLTHPDLNMDVNHVIDQAMSVYRQTLNMDITSETFTDVNLRYAARRDGLSASVSAPSIGFLGLQFNSRAPSQLNARVYGRYPTAPDVDIDILVIKSSSKGANRIQVVYNMETPKIVLSEVKRILPSAIFAVTEFANKYQILGNVEQLKSVVVNRISDVYDTALNSNLGLSEASLLFQNTIAQYQKTIQAALDAIITFLRETKFKLPGSDDLTTLPEVLKNMTRTTVNLLDQTLQFVYETMVYLYDIFVLNFGSVKVSMLVGDAVTVRQILENTKTTAKGIFDGLVDFVQNMDSLDTMLVKIGNTLKALVDECQEFVDSIGSDHKIFAYINESYRTFLRIMDLVVENLASLYNDTMDTLIYVVDQVNITAFEYLEKSSQDPQSIVKVTPGMLEIDLPFTFRL; the protein is encoded by the exons GTTGAAATCGAAGTTCCACAGGCATGCAGGTTCATTGTACGCACCACCGGCTGTAGCCTGAAAGAGGTGACTGCCATGGATTCAGACGGCAACCCTGTGTTTGGTGCATCCCCGAGTTCCGACGCCTTTGCCGCAGAAATGGAGAG ATATCCTCTGAAGATAGAGGGTGGCTCTAAAGTGAAACTGTATGCTGAGGAAGGTGAGACAACCACCATCCTGAACATCAAGAGGGGTATCATTTCATCGCTGGCTGTGGCTGTGATTAACGAGGACCAGGAAAATATCATG CCATCAATCCACGGTTTGTGCAGAACCTACTACAAAGTCAACGCCAAACAGGACATTGCGACCGACATCAGCCTGGAACGGGATCTGTCCTCATGCGACCAATTTGTCCCAGTGAGAGATCACACCAGCCCCTTGGCGCTCATCTCTGGCATG CATTACCCGCTTGCCCAGCTGATCAGAAGCTCACAGAATTGCGACTACAAGTTTGACAATGACCAGAAGCACGTGACCTCTGGGTCTTGCACGGAGAAGCACATCCTGATCCCGTTTTCCCACAA GGGAGAATATGGAGTTACCAACATTGGAAAGCAAAAGCTGACCCTGGTTCAGATATCTACTCACAATGACAGAGTCTTTGACCACG GTGATGATGCCAAGAGTCTTCACATGGACACTGTTGAACACAAGGCGCTTGTCCAGAACAAAGATTTTTATCTGGATCTCCTGACCGAGCTGGCCACTCTGCCCGAGACTGACGGTGAAAGGAGGGCTCACCTCTTCCATCAGATCGTTACCACGGTCCGTGGAATGAAGAAAGAAACGCTGCGCACCGCCATTCCTGAATCCCTGGAAGTGTCCCGTGTCCTGACCTACCAAGTTATGGCCCAGTGCGGAACTCCAGAGTGCAGCAGTGCTATCATGCAGATCCTTAGGGGCTTTGAAACCACATCCTTGGAGGTTGACGCCACTGTTTTTGCACTGGGGCTCGTTTCCAATCCTTCAGCCCTCTTGATCAACGACATGCTGGAAATGGCCAAATACAAGCCGAGCAAGCCTATCATGTATGCTCTAAGCAACGTTGTCAAGAG GTTCTACAAAACGGAAGGCAAGCTAATCCCTGAGATTCACTCTGTTGCGGAGTTCATGGCAGCCCATTTGGGTGACTGCTCTGGTGATAACGCCTTCCTGACTTTGAGG GTTATTGGGAACATGGCCCCTGCTGTTGTTCCTGCCAGTCCTGCACTCAGAGCTTCAGTTCTCCAGTGTGTGAACCAACCAGAAGCTTCTCTTGCAGTTCAGCAGGCCGCCATCCAGGTTTACAGGCTGACTCCCATCCCAGATGAG GGAAGAACAGTTCTCACCGAGGTCCTTCTGGACAACACCAGCCCCGTGCAAAAGAGAACCGCTGCGTATCTCATACTTATGAAGAACCCACTGCCAAGTGAACTGGAACAGCTGGCCAGCGTCTTGCCCACTGAGGAAAATACCCAATTCAAGAGCTTCGTAGTGTCCCACATCACCAATGTTTTGTCTGCAAGTGAACCTGAAACTGAAGA ACTCAGACAGAAGATTCGTGACGCCCTCCAGGACAACGAAATTGGATCCATCATGGACCCCATGAAGTTTTCCCGTAACTACCGCCTTGGATCTGTGGAGGGAAATATGATCTTTGAGGGTACAAGCTACCTGCCCAAAGAGGCTATGCTGGAAATGACCCTCAGGGCATTTGGCCTCGACGTTGACATGATGGAG GTCGGTATGGCGGGTGAAGGCTTCGAACCAACCGTTGATGCTCTGTTTGGCGAGAACGGGTTTTTCCCCGATACTGCGCTGAAGACGATGTACTTTGTCTCTAATAACATGCCACTCAGAGTCAGGGAGATCGTAGAGAGCTTCATTCCGTCACTAAAAAACGCCGAGATGAAGACGCAG GTCACTCAGAACTTGATGAAGGAAGTTGGGCAGAACCTCAAGCAGCTCATGAGGAAGCTGGAGATCTCAAAGTCTCCCGAGGCGATGGTGTATATGAGATTGTTGGGAAGTGAGTTGGGGTATCTGAAGAGCGACGAAATGGGACAGATAGCGTCTGGTGCCGCCGTGGTGATCGAGAACATGCTGAAGATGTTCCCCGTTGAC CTGTTGATGGGACTGATCACAAAAGCAGACAACACCATCTTTGCTCACTATATCTTCATGGACAATGAATTTTTCCTGCCGACCGTCAGTGGTGTGCCTCTTAAAATTGCATTGTCCGGAACCTTCACTCCTGGTATCAAGGCTGGAATCAAGATCTCTCGGGACATG AGCGAATTGGCTTTCATGCCCTCCGCCGGCGTTGAGTTCGCCACCCGCGTCGGAGCCTACATTCCTGAATACGTCAACTCTGGCTTGGAGATGAACACCAACATTTTCCACGAGAGCGGCCTTCAGGCCAAGATCTCAATGGGACGGGACAACGTCAAGCTGACCATCCCTGCCCCGAGAAGCCCGACCAAGCTCATCAAAATGAC AAACAAGCTGGTGGCAGTGAGCGGCTTGAAGGTCATGGCGCTGCCCACGACGGTGTCGAACAAGGTCGAAGATAGCAAATGCACCTCCGCCTTTGCCGGGATGAAATACTGCACGGCTCTCGAGTACATGGACGCTTTCTCCCAAGAGAAAACTCCATACTTCCCCTTTACCGGTGACAGCAA GTTTTCCCTGGAGCTCCATCCTACGGGTGAAGTCACCGAGTACACCGCCACTCTTGCCTACGAGCTACTTAAAGAGGGAGAAGAGGGAAAGCATAAGGTGGACGCTCTGAAGTTCGCTCTGCGGGCTGAAG GCACAGAACCCACCGAGGCGAGGGCAGTCATGAAATACAACAGAAGGAAGAACATGGCCACGGCTGAGATCCAGATCCCGGACTATGATGTGGATGCGGGATTGAGGCTGGGCTTGGTCAACGGAAACACCAAAGGCAAAGGAACCCACTCCATCTCTTTGGATCTCATCAACCGAAATATCCCGTGGATTTCCCTGATTGGCCGAGCCAA TCTTGAGACCATGAAGAAAGGTATGCTGCAAATGCAGTTCCTGATCCCCGTACTCCATCTTGACGCCTCGGTCACAGCCAACATGAAGCGAGACGGAGAGATGGAATTGGGGCTCACGAGTGACATCAAGGTCCTGGACTCTGCATCCAAGCAGGAGCTTACGATGAAATATG ATGCCAGCAAGATTGCCGTCGAGTTCAAGTCTGATGCCGAAACCCCCGCTAAATTTATGCTAATGTCTGATCTGGTTGATAAGTACGCAAAAGATCTACTCAACACACAGGTGGGagggactgacatgaaggtctctCACATCTTCAAGACGTTTGGGGAG GCAGCAAACAACTACCTGGAAATGTATGGGGAACCGAACTTCAGAGTACCAGATATGCCAGAGATTACCCTGCCAGAGACACTGTTCCTGAACAC TGAAACAAAGGCTGTGTATTATTTCAACAAAGATCACTTTACCATCGCCATCCCTCTGCCTCTTGGAGGGAAGTCGACCGTGGAGCTCAACTTCCCACCGGCTTTAACTACGCCTCACTTGTGGGTGCCTGAGTTGGGGCTGGAGGTCGCCTCCAGAAAGATTCCAATTCCAGAGCTTGTTATTCCCGAGAGCCTCAGTTTAAGTATTCCTCTTTTTGGCAAAGCTGAGGTTTCGACCGTGGTGAAAAGCAATCTGTACAACATGGATGCCTCAATGGCAGTCGGTAAAGACGTTGTGGATGCTCCAAGCTACTCCGCCCTTTTTGGTGTGAAAGGAAGCTCGCCTTTTGAAATCCTCTCAGTTAAGCTTGAAG GGTCTGGCAAGGTGGCCACCACTGATTCACTCAAGGCCCAGATGAAAGGCTCTCTGTCTCACAAATTCATTGAAGCCAGTTTCAATTTTGCTGAGGATGCAACCATTACTGACCAAGTTAATGTCAAATCGAGCAGCAAGATGGTAGCCAAGAGCCCGTTTGGTCTTGGTGTTGACATCGACCACAACTGTCTGACTCAAATCAACACCGAAAAACTCTCAATCAACAGCACATTTGCAGGAAAGTTCAATGCCGGGCCCTTCTATGGCCAGACCATTACAGATCAGTCCTTCAGCATGTTTCCATTCAGGCGGACAGCAAAAATGATCTCTTCAGTGAAGTTGGACTCAACTATCGCTCAGGTCGAAAACACCATTCAGGCAAACTTTGCAGATGGTCAGTTTTCAGTTACTTCTGACACCAAAGCCTTTGATGAGGCCCTGAAGCACAATGCTGTTATTTCCTTCGCGGACAACGAGTTGTCACTGGTGTGCCGCTCCAGTGCCCTTGCATTCGGTATGTACGTCGCCAACAAAGCTGAAGCTTCTGCCGGAGCCGGAAAATTTGTTCTGCGAATTGAAACAAACGGAGACCACTCTGAGAACAATGTTTACTCCTTGATGACTTCCTCGCTTGACATCAATGGCCTGACTGTAGACAGTGATGCCACCATTAAGCTTCTGCAGAATGAGGCCAACCACAAATTCTCTCTAAAATTGGACAAGGATGGTTTAGCCACAACAGGAACAAACATCCTCCAGAGCCCATTGTATCTAGAAAACACCTTCACCGCAGGGCTAGACCCTTCAAAGGCATCTCTGATCATCACCAACAAGGCGTCATTGTTTGACCTCATATTTTCCAATAGCAACGATCTGCTCATGACTCTCTCCGGGTTGCAATTCAACTCAAAGGCTAAAACCCAGGGCAGTACTTCTAACTCCTATGACCACGATATTATCATCGACCTGTCCATGTATAAAGCATCTGCAGTCATCAACAACAATCTGAAGCTTCTTGGTGCTAACTTCAATAATAAGGCTCAGATGAAGGCAGACCTTTCTGACATAAACTTGACTGGAAGCCTGAAAGCCAACTACGACGAGGAAGAGATCGCGCACGTGTATCAGGTTAACTTTGCTAGTATGACGGCCAACGCCAAGTGCAGCACAACCGGCAAACTTTTTGGAACTCGCATGAGCCATAATTCTGAGCTTGAAATTATCGGCCTTGCTGCCAGGTACACCAACGATGCTCGCTTCAACTCACAGCTTCTGCGCTTCGACCATTCCCTGCGTTCCAGCATTGTTCCTTTTGACTTCAACCTTGATGCCCTCTTCAACGCTGATGGGGACATGGACTTGTACGGAAAGCACAGTGCGCAGATGTATGGCAAGTTCCTCCTTAGAGCCCAGCCCTTGGCTTTTGCTAGCTCACATGAATGCCGTGCGTCAACGACCCAGCAGCTGAATAACGGCTTTTCCTTAGGGACCACGTTTGACAGTAAGATGGACACTGCTCTTTCTCCTGTTGAACAGAAGACCAGTTTTAGTTTAAAATCCAAAATGAACGAGCATGTTTTTAATCATGACATGAGTGTTTACAACATCGCTGAGAAAACCGGCATGGACGTTTCTTCTgccatttttacaaatattatcAATCTGGAGTCTACAAAAAACCAGGAATTTGCTGTCTCAGGCTCCCTCATTTATGACAAGAACACAAACTGTCACATTGTTAATTTCCCTCTGATGGAATATGTGCCTCTAGTCTTGGAAGGCATCAAGGGTGCTGTAGTTAATGTTGCAGAAATTGTGCAGGATTTCCTCGCCAATGAGGACATACAGGCACTCCCTCGGCGTGTGGGGGAGTTTGTCACTCAACTTAACATTGAAGGCAAAGTCGTTCAGTTGAACGAGTACTTCAATGATTTTATCCAAATGGATCTCATCTCCATGGAGAACGTGAAGGCTGCTTTTATGAATCTGAGGGTGAATTTTGACAAGCTCGTCAGTCATACCTCCCTTTACTTTCAACACTACGCTGCCATGATGAAGACATTTCTTGTCGATGGCATCCTGACCGAAACCATCCTTTCAGACATCCAGAAACTAATGATCGCCATTGATGAGAAGTACAGCATCAAGCAAATGCTTGTGTACATTGTGGATACCATGAAGAGTATCGTCCAGCAGATCGACCTCGAAGAACTGAAAGGCACCAGTTTGGCATTCCTGTATAATATCGACAACGAATTGGAAATCACGGCTATTTCTAAGTTTTTCCTGAATGGGATGAAAAGAGTCATTGAGAAATTTGACATTGTTGATTTTGTTGCTGAGATGAAACAGGGCATTAACTTTTTCATTAAGGAACTGGTCCGTGAGATTCCAACAGAGATATTCAAAGATATCGCAGAGTTCACCGAGGCACTGGTCAAGGACCTTGATATCCTTGGCAAGATCAACACAGTATCTGCAAAGCTCAAGGAGATCAATGTAAAGTTGGAAGTTGACAAAAAGGTACAGGCCATCTTGGAAAAACTGGTGGAGGTCATCAAGCAGTTTAGAATCAAGGAAACCTTCAGCACTATTGCCAATATGGTGAGCGATGCAGACATTGCGGCCAAATCCCAGCAAGTCTTCCAGGCAGCTCTCGACTACCTGAAATCCACTGAGGCTAAGGATATCGTGCGACACCTGCAGGCCTATATTGAATCCATGGTGCAGAAACTGAAGTCCCTTAATTATAACGAGTTTGTAGATCATGTCAATGATATCATGGCTGCCCGTGCTGTTTACATTAACGAGCTCATACAGGCTATTGAAATTCCCCAGAAACTTGAAGCAGCAAGAAATTTCTTTAATGTTATATTGACCTCTGCTAAAGACATTATGGATCGTCTGAGAGAACTCAAAGTTGCCACAATCTTTACATCTGTAAAGGAACTGATGGACCAGGTTGTCTTTGATACTAtcaagaaattcattgaagctgTAATGGACGAAGTTAGAGATATCGACATAAAAAGAGAGATCACCTCCTGCCTGAGGGATGTGGGAGAGACCTACAATGAAGTCTTGGAGGTTATCACTGATATGTTTACTTTTGTGATTGAGACTATGAGGACAGTGATGCCTGAGCAGAATTTTATCAGTGAGATTCAGCAAATCGGTGACTCGCTCTTTGGCGAACTGAAGAAATATCAGCTGAAGAGTCCGTCTTTCACCGTCCCTCTCACAGATCTTTTGGTACCGTCAATGACTTTCAACATGGATAATCTTGAGGAAGTTCAGCTCCCCTCACAGCTGGATATCCCTGAATTCACAATCCTGGGTGTCCATACTGTTAAAGCCACCACCATTTCCTTTGATGACATCGAGCAGAAAATCGCCCAAGTTATCGATTTTATCTTGAACTTCAATATCCAAATGCTTGATATTGATACATTTTTTGGAGACATCAAATTGAACTACCTTCCTTCCATGCCTGAAATTAACTTTCCGGAAATTACTTTTCCTGAAATTTCCTTCCCTACAATCCCACAATTCCCTGTAGAGAAGCTTGTTGAGTCTCTTAAGGTTCCTGAGATCAAATTGCCAACAATCCCAAGCGATATTTTCGTCCCTTGCTTCGGTAAACTCCATGGTGAGGTCAGGTTTACCACTCCCATCTACACTCTCAAGACATCCGCTGAGTTCCAAAACTCCACCACAAGAGCACTGAATCCCCAGTTCACTGGCATAATTACATCCCAGGGCACATCTCCCAGCTTTGAAATTCTCAATTACAAAATTGACTCAAGTGCTCAAGTTGCACTGCCCAAAATGAGCCGAATAGTTCTCGCAGAGGTTATCAAGATCAACCATCTGGCTCTTGCTGTTGATCATCAggcctctctatctctctatggTCTTTCTGCCCAGGCCCAAGCAAAGACTGCAGTGAAAGTTAACACTACAATTTACACCGCTGATGTTTTGAACATAGCCTTTATTGCCATGGAACAGGGAATGTCTGCTTCTCTTGATACAACCTATAAACACCTTGTGGACCTACCATACGTTGGGGTCAGAAGTGATGCCACCATGACCCAGAAAGCAATCATGCGCCAAAACGCCTACACCCTCACTCTAACCGTTAACAATGATGGAAAGTCGGTTGCTGAGGAGGGCAACCACAAGAGCACCTTGTATCTCTCGCTCAGTCCAAGCACTGTCACGCTAACTTTCTCTGGTGACACAGCATCTAAACATTTGACAATGAAACAGCAAGTGACTGCAGAAGCTAGCCCACTGCTCTCTAAGTTTAATGTCCAACATGAGATGAAGACCCCAATTATTAAGACCAGTCATATTTCATCCTCTGGAAGTATCGATCTTGAAAAGATAAGGGTTGAGCTGAAAGCAAACCATGACACTGAATTGATTGGATCATTCAGTGGGATTATTTCTAATGGCATAAACATCGCTGCCGTTCCACTCAAGTTCTTTGCAGATGtccaaaacaaaataaattgtaGGAATCAAATCTACGGAACACCAACAGCTAagattgatttgcaaaatgattACTCCACCACTCTGACACCCAGTGATCAGAAATTGAACACAATTTTCCTTGCTCGCCTGAATCAGGACTCAATGACCTACAACTTTACCGTTGACAACAACCAAAATGAGGCTGGGATTTTCTTCGCAATGGGAGGTAATGCAAATCTTGACTTCCTCAATAAGCCGATCAGCATTCCCGCTACAAAAATTCCCTTTGCCGACTTACGTACACCAGAAATCAGTGACATCAACTTGTTCAAACTGACTGGATTGAACTACCTCCTGAGTACGAGTAAGACAGATGTTGACGTAGATGCCAAGATGGTTTATCAGAAAAAGCAGACCGCCCCCATTGCTGTTATAATGGGTCTCATCCAGATTCCTCCTCTGGGTGACCTGATCACAGAACTGTCTTTTAAGTCTTCTGTAATTAACGTAAACGTTAATACTGGACTGTATTCGTCTGATAACCTTGTATTCCGTGTTGGAGCTACCACTGACTCTGTGTTTGAGAGCTTGAAAGCCAAGCTTGATGGCACCACCAGCCTGACCACCAGAAGAGGAATCAAACTGTCCAATTCTTTATCGTTGGAAAATCGTCACATTGAAGGAACCCACGCCAGCACCATCGGCATGAATACCAAGACTCTAGAAACTGCTGCTACAGTGGCGTCTGTTGCACGGATTTCACTGCCCATTCTGAGCTTGGAGTTGAATCAGCAACTGGTTGCGGACACCAAAGCCAAAGCCAAGATTCAAACCAGCTTTAACATGAAGGGTGATTTCATCGTCCCTGTGATACATTATGTCGGAAAAGCAAACGGCGACTGCAGTCTGAAGCTGGAAGCCACCGAGGAAGAGGTTTCCATTGAATTATTTACGAAGGCAAACGTGAATGGCACAGTGCTTGATGACTATGTAGTAGTAGGAGTACTGGATAGTGACGTTGGTCTGTTCCTGAACAATGGCCTACGTTCCAGCTCTAAGGTCATTGCTGATTTCAAGCTTAACCATGGCACCACCAAGGTCATCAACTTCGATTTAATTGACAGTCTTGATTTGCAAGCCTCTTTCCGTCGTGTTTACGCTGTGCTCAAGCTGACAAGCAACAACGAGCTCAACATGTTTACTTTCAACACCAATGGGAAGCATGTTGGCCAGGCTACCATTGACTTTGCACCGATGTCCTCGCTGACTGCCGATATCGAGTTGGATCTGTCTCAGCCAAGCAGCCTGGGGGAGTTCGCCATTGTGGACAAACTTGTGGCCGACCTAACCATCCCCAGACAGAAAATCTCTAACAAGGGAAAGTTTGTGAGCCCGCTGTACACCTCAAACCTGGACGTACAACTGGAGGGAAGCGATAACATTGTCAAAGGCACACTGAAGTCCTCTGCAACCTCCACCTTTGTCATCTTGGACTATGACCTTGATG CTTCTTCGACTCTATCCTTTGAAAATTCTGCTCTGAACATGATCAACAAGCTTCTTCTGACACATCCCGACCTCAACATGGATGTCAACCACGTCATTGACCAAGCCATGAG TGTCTATCGCCAAACCCTCAACATGGACATCACCAGTGAAACTTTCACCGATGTCAACCTTCGTTATGCTGCTCGCAGAGATGGTCTCAGTGCCTCAGTATCCGCACCATCCATTGGCTTTCTAGGCTTGCAGTTCAATAGCAGGGCTCCTTCTCAGTTGAATGCAAGAGTATATGGCCGTTATCCT ACTGCGCCAGATGTTGATATAGACATCTTGGTCATTAAGTCATCTTCCAAGGGTGCCAACAGGATCCAGGTTGTCTACAACATGGAGACACCCAAAATTGTGCTCTCTGAAGTCAAGAGGATACTCCCCTCCGCCATCTTTGCCGTCACAGAGTTCGCTAACAAGTATCAGATCCTAGGGAATGTGGAGCAGTTGAAGAGCGTTGTTGTGAACCGTATTAGCGATGTCTATGATACTGCCCTCAACTCCAATCTCGGGCTGAGCGAGGCGTCACTCCTTTTCCAAAATACCATTGCCCAGTACCAGAAAACCATCCAGGCTGCCTTGGATGCCATCATCACATTCCTGAGGGAAACCAAGTTCAAACTGCCAGGGTCTGACGATCTGACAACGCTTCCTGAGGTCCTAAAGAATATGACCAGGACCACTGTTAACCTGCTAGACCAAACCCTCCAGTTTGTTTATGAGACCATGGTATATTTGTATGACATCTTTGTTTTGAACTTCGGTAGCGTGAAGGTCAGCATGCTAGTCGGTGATGCTGTTACAGTAAGACAGATcttagaaaacacaaaaacaactgCCAAGGGTATTTTTGATGGACTAGTGGACTTTGTCCAAAACATGGACTCTCTTGACACAATGCTGGTGAAGATAGGCAATACCCTAAAAGCTCTTGTTGACGAATGTCAGGAGTTCGTTGACTCAATCGGGTCAGACCACAAAATATTTGCGTATATCAACGAAAGCTACCGCACTTTTCTGAGAATAATGGACTTGGTTGTTGAAAATCTAGCTTCACTCTACAACGACACTATGGACACACTCATTTATGTAGTGGACCAAGTCAACATCACTGCTTTTGAGTACTTGGAAAAATCTTCACAGGACCCTCAAAGCATTGTCAAAGTCACCCCTGGAATGCTGGAGATTGACCTTCCCTTTACTTTCCGACTGTGA